One window of the Xiphophorus hellerii strain 12219 chromosome 15, Xiphophorus_hellerii-4.1, whole genome shotgun sequence genome contains the following:
- the LOC116734082 gene encoding ADP-ribose glycohydrolase OARD1-like gives MKSHCLENGVNKISIPRIGCGLDQLQWSKVSKILEQIFKETNISITVYSLPCVGSKLQMHAM, from the exons ATGAAATCTCACTGCTTAGAAAATGGTGTCAATAAGATATCAATACCCCG AATTGGCTGTGGCCTGGACCAGCTGCAGTGGTCAAAGGTGTCAAAGATCCTggaacagatctttaaagagacaaatatcTCCATCACAGTGTACAGCCTGCCCTGTGTTGGGTCAAAGCTTCAAATGCATGCCATgtag